Sequence from the Pararhizobium gei genome:
AGCATTGACGATCGCCGCACCGACTCCCTTCCGCCGAACCTGCGGTGAAACAGCAAGCTGCAGGATACCGGCAAGATCATTGTCCTGCACGGCAAGTGACACGGCAATCGGCCCCAGTTCCTGATCCTCGAACAGAAACAGTCCGCATTCAGGCTTGATAGCATTGATGACTTCGGCAAGACCCGCCTTCTGATCGGGGCTTTCTCCCGATATCTTCAAGCGCGCATCCACGAAGCGGCCGACATCTCGCAAGGGCAGATGTTCGATCGCCTCGGTCGTATCGTTCGGTGGAATATCCGCCATCATCACGATAGACTCGGAAAGGGACAGCCAGCCCTGCCTGTCCATGAGATCGATAAGCTGTGGCGGCGTCAGGGGCGTCTGCCGCACCGTTAACGGCAGGTCGTATTCGGTAAAACGCCGGGCGGCCTTCTCG
This genomic interval carries:
- a CDS encoding GNAT family N-acetyltransferase, whose protein sequence is MATTGADINVRNGILKADLPNVRRLEAVAFRAWPATSVQYDGSWLIRLTAGHASKRLNSLNPLDPSDYRDVESRIEKAARRFTEYDLPLTVRQTPLTPPQLIDLMDRQGWLSLSESIVMMADIPPNDTTEAIEHLPLRDVGRFVDARLKISGESPDQKAGLAEVINAIKPECGLFLFEDQELGPIAVSLAVQDNDLAGILQLAVSPQVRRKGVGAAIVNASLRWARLRGARTGWLAVEAANEPAIALYRKFGFRDVYRYCYRRPCK